The following are encoded in a window of uncultured Ilyobacter sp. genomic DNA:
- a CDS encoding IS256 family transposase produces MARLPKELVRDFVREGNFKSIKDIEEALKDIFKDTIQEALEAEIEEELGYSKYDLANKSTTNSRNGKYKKTVKLSAGNIDLLVPRDREGAYQPKIVEKHQRDISKLEDNILSLYGKGMSIRDISSHVQDIYGFEVSAESVSRITDKLIPLIQEWQSRPLDPVYPFIFLDAVHYSVKEENRILKKAAYVVLGVTLEGKKEILGIYIGENETSKFWLSVMTDLKNRGVKDILIASVDGLNGFDNAILSVFSQAQIQRCIVHQIRNTLKYVSYKDRKSFAHDLKSIYTAPSEEAGLTALNTIKNSWKVKYPYALRSWEVNWTQLSAFYEYTEEIKKVMYTTNVIENVHRQFRKVTKSKGVFPTDMSLLKQLYLVVIDLDKKWDRSFKRGWDQILGQLAIKYEDRLSEYLF; encoded by the coding sequence ATGGCTAGATTACCGAAGGAACTTGTCAGAGATTTTGTTAGAGAAGGAAACTTTAAATCTATTAAGGATATCGAAGAAGCTTTAAAGGATATTTTTAAAGATACTATCCAGGAAGCTTTAGAAGCTGAAATTGAAGAAGAGCTTGGATATTCCAAGTATGATTTAGCCAATAAATCTACTACTAACTCTAGAAATGGTAAGTACAAGAAAACTGTTAAATTAAGCGCTGGAAACATTGATCTCCTCGTTCCCAGAGACAGAGAAGGTGCATATCAACCTAAGATTGTTGAAAAACATCAAAGAGATATCTCTAAATTGGAAGATAATATTCTATCGCTTTATGGAAAGGGAATGAGTATTAGGGATATCAGCTCTCATGTTCAGGATATCTATGGATTTGAAGTGTCTGCAGAAAGTGTTAGTAGAATAACTGATAAATTAATTCCTCTTATTCAGGAATGGCAGAGTAGACCTCTTGATCCTGTATATCCATTCATTTTCCTTGATGCAGTCCACTATTCAGTCAAAGAGGAGAATAGAATCCTTAAAAAGGCTGCCTACGTTGTCTTAGGAGTTACTTTAGAGGGAAAAAAAGAAATTTTAGGAATATATATAGGTGAGAATGAGACCTCCAAATTCTGGTTATCAGTAATGACTGATCTTAAAAACAGAGGGGTTAAAGATATTCTCATAGCTTCTGTTGATGGTCTGAATGGATTTGATAATGCTATTCTGAGTGTATTTTCACAGGCTCAGATCCAGAGGTGCATAGTTCACCAAATAAGGAATACGCTAAAATATGTAAGCTACAAAGACAGAAAATCTTTTGCGCATGACTTAAAATCTATTTATACCGCCCCAAGTGAAGAAGCAGGACTAACTGCCCTTAATACTATCAAGAATTCCTGGAAAGTTAAATATCCATATGCCTTGAGAAGTTGGGAGGTGAATTGGACTCAATTGAGTGCATTCTATGAATATACAGAAGAAATTAAAAAGGTCATGTACACAACGAATGTGATAGAAAACGTCCACAGGCAATTCAGAAAAGTTACTAAATCCAAGGGGGTATTTCCTACAGATATGTCTCTCTTGAAGCAGTTATATCTTGTAGTAATTGATCTGGATAAAAAATGGGATAGGAGTTTTAAAAGAGGTTGGGATCAGATTCTTGGACAATTGGCAATTAAATATGAAGACAGACTCTCAGAATATTTATTTTAG
- a CDS encoding DUF1904 family protein has product MPMLKFKGIPKEEVLKKSTALTNELVETIKCPRETLTIELLDTAFIADGKEVVSPTIVEVFWFSRSQEVKDEVAKIITKYFRNDRIFLDIIFFELEKNSYYENGTHF; this is encoded by the coding sequence ATGCCGATGTTAAAATTTAAAGGAATTCCAAAAGAGGAGGTTCTTAAAAAGAGTACTGCTTTGACAAATGAGCTTGTGGAGACAATTAAGTGCCCTAGAGAGACTCTAACTATTGAGCTTTTAGATACTGCATTTATAGCTGATGGAAAGGAAGTTGTCTCTCCAACAATAGTAGAAGTTTTCTGGTTTAGTAGAAGTCAAGAGGTTAAAGATGAAGTGGCAAAAATTATAACTAAATATTTTAGAAATGATAGAATATTTTTAGATATAATCTTCTTTGAATTAGAGAAAAATTCTTATTACGAGAATGGAACTCACTTTTAA
- a CDS encoding YoaK family protein: MKKQEVGLLFLSTFLASLSGFINALGILLYSMPVSHFTGSTTNSSIAFVHGEFHVFWKVFSTIISFLLGCVTSGYVLGEKEFNPGKRYGVMLLFIGIVLFFSFYFINVESIFLQILSFLCGIQNGLFITYKGMTVRMTHITGSLTDMGVYIGNYLRKKHTEVWKIKFFLFLFLGFFIGGIIGSFSYFNFERNSFFIASLGYILSGILYFLWRSRGLRSGTLYHSR, encoded by the coding sequence TTGAAAAAACAAGAAGTAGGACTTTTATTTTTATCAACCTTTTTAGCATCCCTCAGCGGATTTATAAATGCTTTGGGAATACTTTTATATTCTATGCCAGTAAGCCATTTTACCGGAAGCACTACTAACTCGTCTATCGCCTTTGTGCATGGAGAGTTCCACGTATTTTGGAAAGTTTTTTCTACTATTATATCCTTTCTTCTGGGATGTGTGACCTCAGGATACGTTCTTGGAGAGAAGGAGTTCAATCCTGGTAAGCGTTACGGAGTTATGCTACTTTTCATTGGAATAGTTTTATTTTTTAGTTTTTATTTTATAAATGTAGAAAGCATTTTTTTACAGATCCTATCATTCTTATGCGGGATCCAAAATGGTCTTTTTATCACATATAAAGGAATGACTGTGAGGATGACTCATATTACAGGAAGCTTGACAGATATGGGGGTTTACATCGGGAATTATTTGAGAAAAAAGCATACTGAAGTGTGGAAAATAAAATTTTTTCTTTTTCTTTTTCTTGGATTTTTTATTGGTGGAATAATTGGTAGTTTTTCATACTTTAATTTTGAAAGAAATTCATTTTTCATTGCTTCTTTAGGATATATCTTATCTGGTATTCTTTATTTTCTCTGGAGGAGTAGAGGGCTCAGAAGTGGAACCCTCTACCATAGTCGCTAA